A region from the Vulpes lagopus strain Blue_001 chromosome 5, ASM1834538v1, whole genome shotgun sequence genome encodes:
- the INHBE gene encoding inhibin beta E chain isoform X1: MGLPDVQPQLVLLWALVWAQGAGSGCPSCGGPTLAPQAERALVLELAKQQILEGLHLTSRPRITHPPPQAALARALRRLQPRSVPTADGDEVISFATVADSTSACSSVLTFDLSMAQPHQLSRARLWLHARPAPPGSLYLRVFRRRPSGGQRGARTLLAEQHLPAAGWHALALPSGGLRAKESAVLQLQLKCRLLPGNRTSAQQPLRQRLLDTAGDRRPFLQLQIWPREPGAGRARRRTPTCEPETPLCCRRDHYVDFQELGWRDWILQPEGYQLNYCSGQCPPHLAGSPGIAASFHSAVFSLLKANNPWPLGTSCCVPTARRPLSLLYLDRDGNVVKTDVPDMVVEACGCS, encoded by the exons atggggctccctgatgTCCAGCCCCAGCTGGTGCTGCTCTGGGCACTGGTGTGGGCACAGGGGGCAGGGTCTGGATGTCCCAGCTGCGGAGGCCCCACGCTGGCACCCCAAGCAGAACGAGCTCTGGTCCTGGAGCTAGCCAAGCAGCAGATCCTGGAGGGGCTGCACCTGACCAGTCGTCCCAGGATAACTCACCCTCCCCCCCAGGCAGCACTGGCCAGAGCCCTCCGCAGACTACAGCCCCGAAGCGTGCCTACAGCAGATGGAGACGAGGTCATCAGCTTTGCAACGGTGGCAG ACTCCACCTCGGCCTGCAGCTCTGTGCTCACCTTCGACCTGTCCATGGCTCAGCCCCACCAGCTGTCCCGGGCTCGCCTCTGGCTGCACGCGCGGCCCGCGCCGCCCGGCTCGCTGTACCTGAGGGTCTTCCGGCGGCGCCCAAGCGGCGGGCAGCGGGGGGCGCGCACCCTCCTGGCCGAGCAGCACCTGCCGGCCGCGGGCTGGCACGCCCTCGCTCTGCCCTCTGGTGGCCTGAGGGCTAAGGAGTCTGCCGTCCTGCAACTCCAGCTGAAGTGCAGGCTCCTGCCAGGCAACCGCACCTCTGCCCAGCAGCCGCTGCGGCAGCGGCTCCTGGACACGGCCGGGGACCGGCGGCCCTTCCTGCAGCTCCAGATCTGGCCCAGGGAGCCCGGAGCGGGCCGGGCCAGGAGGAGGACCCCCACCTGCGAGCCCGAGACCCCCTTGTGCTGCAGGCGAGACCACTATGTCGACTTCCAGGAGCTGGGATGGCGGGATTGGATCCTGCAGCCCGAGGGGTACCAGCTAAACTACTGCAGCGGACAGTGCCCCCCGCACCTGGCTGGCAGTCCTGGCATCGCCGCCTCCTTCCATTCGGCCGTCTTCAGCCTCCTCAAGGCCAACAACCCTTGGCCCTTGGGCACGTCCTGCTGCGTCCCTACGGCCCggaggcctctctctctcctctacctGGACCGCGATGGCAATGTGGTCAAGACAGATGTGCCAGACATGGTGGTGGAGGCCTGTGGCTGCAGCTAG
- the INHBE gene encoding inhibin beta E chain isoform X2: MRYTQPPIAPSTCSLPESQALEDRWLYPWPRAALARALRRLQPRSVPTADGDEVISFATVADSTSACSSVLTFDLSMAQPHQLSRARLWLHARPAPPGSLYLRVFRRRPSGGQRGARTLLAEQHLPAAGWHALALPSGGLRAKESAVLQLQLKCRLLPGNRTSAQQPLRQRLLDTAGDRRPFLQLQIWPREPGAGRARRRTPTCEPETPLCCRRDHYVDFQELGWRDWILQPEGYQLNYCSGQCPPHLAGSPGIAASFHSAVFSLLKANNPWPLGTSCCVPTARRPLSLLYLDRDGNVVKTDVPDMVVEACGCS, translated from the exons ATGCGCTATACGCAGCCACCCATAGCACCATCCACATGCAGCCTTCCTGAGTCCCAGGCACTAGAAGACAGGTGGCTCTACCCTTGGCCAAGG GCAGCACTGGCCAGAGCCCTCCGCAGACTACAGCCCCGAAGCGTGCCTACAGCAGATGGAGACGAGGTCATCAGCTTTGCAACGGTGGCAG ACTCCACCTCGGCCTGCAGCTCTGTGCTCACCTTCGACCTGTCCATGGCTCAGCCCCACCAGCTGTCCCGGGCTCGCCTCTGGCTGCACGCGCGGCCCGCGCCGCCCGGCTCGCTGTACCTGAGGGTCTTCCGGCGGCGCCCAAGCGGCGGGCAGCGGGGGGCGCGCACCCTCCTGGCCGAGCAGCACCTGCCGGCCGCGGGCTGGCACGCCCTCGCTCTGCCCTCTGGTGGCCTGAGGGCTAAGGAGTCTGCCGTCCTGCAACTCCAGCTGAAGTGCAGGCTCCTGCCAGGCAACCGCACCTCTGCCCAGCAGCCGCTGCGGCAGCGGCTCCTGGACACGGCCGGGGACCGGCGGCCCTTCCTGCAGCTCCAGATCTGGCCCAGGGAGCCCGGAGCGGGCCGGGCCAGGAGGAGGACCCCCACCTGCGAGCCCGAGACCCCCTTGTGCTGCAGGCGAGACCACTATGTCGACTTCCAGGAGCTGGGATGGCGGGATTGGATCCTGCAGCCCGAGGGGTACCAGCTAAACTACTGCAGCGGACAGTGCCCCCCGCACCTGGCTGGCAGTCCTGGCATCGCCGCCTCCTTCCATTCGGCCGTCTTCAGCCTCCTCAAGGCCAACAACCCTTGGCCCTTGGGCACGTCCTGCTGCGTCCCTACGGCCCggaggcctctctctctcctctacctGGACCGCGATGGCAATGTGGTCAAGACAGATGTGCCAGACATGGTGGTGGAGGCCTGTGGCTGCAGCTAG
- the INHBC gene encoding inhibin beta C chain has translation MISPLLLAFLFLAPATVAIPRADSQCLACGGPAVDVERQRELLLDLAKRSILEKLRLSQRPTLSRPVSGAALRAALQRLHGPPQGMLPEADGEQEYEIISFADTGLSNINQTRLDFHFSDRTASGMEIQQASLMFFVQIPPNTTQTLKLKILVLSSRDTNLTSATQHLLDVDASGWHQLFLGPEARAACNQGHLTLELVPEGQGAWSSVILGGAAHRPFVSAKVKAGGKHRVHRRGINCQGGSRMCCRQEFFVDFRDIGWHDWIIQPEGYAMNFCTGQCPLHVAGMPGIAASFHTAVLNLLKANTAAGTAGGGSCCVPTARRPLSLLYYDRDSNVVKTDIPDMVVEACGCS, from the exons ATGATCTCCCCATTACTCCTGGCCTTCCTGTTCCTGGCGCCGGCTACGGTGGCCATTCCCAGGGCTGACAGTCAGTGTCTGGCATGTGGAGGACCCGCCGTGGACGTGGAGCGCCAGCGGGAGCTGCTGCTTGACCTGGCCAAGAGAAGCATCTTGGAGAAGCTGCGCCTCAGCCAGCGCCCAACACTGAGCAGGCCTGTGTCCGGAGCTGCTCTGAGGGCCGCCCTGCAGCGCCTCCATGGGCCCCCGCAGGGGATGCTTCCGGAGGCTGACGGAGAACAGGAATATGAGATCATCAGCTTTGCTGACACAG GGCTCTCCAACATCAACCAGACTCGTCTTGATTTCCACTTCTCTGATAGAACTGCTAGTGGCATGGAGATCCAGCAGGCCAGCCTCATGTTCTTTGTACAGATCCCTCCCAATACCACCCAGACTTTGAAGCTGAAGATCCTTGTGCTAAGCTCACGTGACACCAACCTCACCTCGGCCACTCAGCACCTGCTAGACGTGGATGCCAGTGGCTGGCACCAGCTCTTCCTGGGGCCTGAAGCTCGGGCTGCCTGCAACCAAGGGCACCTGACCCTGGAGCTGGTACCTGAAGGCCAAGGAGCCTGGAGCTCAGTCATACTGGGTGGGGCTGCCCATAGGCCTTTTGTGTCAGCCAAGGTGAAAGCTGGTGGTAAGCACCGGGTTCACCGGCGAGGCATCAACTGCCAGGGTGGATCCCGGATGTGTTGTCGCCAAGAGTTCTTCGTGGACTTTCGTGACATTGGCTGGCACGACTGGATCATCCAGCCTGAGGGCTATGCAATGAACTTCTGCACAGGGCAGTGCCCACTGCATGTGGCAGGCATGCCTGGCATTGCTGCCTCCTTTCACACTGCGGTGCTCAACCTTCTCAAGGCCAACACAGCTGCCGGTACCGCCGGAGGGGGCTCATGCTGCGTGCCCACAGCCCGGCGCCCCCTATCTCTGCTCTACTACGACAGGGACAGCAACGTTGTCAAGACTGACATACCTGACATGGTGGTAGAGGCCTGTGGGTGTAGTTAG